In one Betaproteobacteria bacterium genomic region, the following are encoded:
- a CDS encoding SMP-30/gluconolactonase/LRE family protein — MAWKFELLLKPGTEELITEGPVWDGEYIYITQIRQNRILRYDPRSNAIEQWRTGTNRTNGLAFDENGRLFGCCAGGRAIVRLDPDGRNVVVADRLDGKRLSTPNDLAIDRKGRIWFTNPVNEGNWDKTEVEELDHRSVLRADPQKDGKYTVTRVTFDTTQPNGILVSRDQKTLYVAESGSTRGIPRQLRAYPIREDGSLGPYDALFTWGEDARGVHRGIDGMCLDAEDNIVATAGYYTAGSGPMLYVFSPAGRVLETHPVPANRPTNCCFGGPDLTTIFATSTNGHFFKAQTDRVGWAMFP, encoded by the coding sequence ATGGCCTGGAAATTCGAACTGCTGCTCAAGCCCGGCACCGAAGAGCTCATCACCGAAGGCCCGGTATGGGACGGCGAGTACATCTACATCACGCAGATCCGCCAGAACCGCATCCTGCGCTACGACCCGCGCTCGAACGCGATCGAGCAATGGCGCACCGGCACCAACCGCACCAACGGTCTGGCATTCGACGAGAACGGCCGTCTCTTCGGCTGTTGCGCGGGCGGACGGGCGATCGTGCGCCTCGATCCCGACGGCAGGAATGTGGTCGTGGCCGATCGCCTCGACGGAAAAAGGCTTTCCACGCCGAACGATCTTGCCATCGATCGCAAGGGCCGCATCTGGTTCACCAATCCGGTCAACGAGGGTAACTGGGACAAGACGGAGGTCGAAGAGCTCGATCACCGTTCGGTCCTGCGCGCCGATCCGCAGAAGGATGGGAAGTACACGGTCACGCGCGTCACTTTCGATACCACGCAGCCGAACGGCATCCTGGTTTCGCGCGACCAAAAGACGCTGTACGTCGCGGAGAGCGGCTCGACCCGCGGCATCCCGAGGCAGTTGCGCGCCTACCCGATCAGGGAAGACGGCAGCCTGGGGCCGTACGACGCCCTCTTCACCTGGGGCGAGGATGCGCGCGGCGTACATCGCGGCATCGACGGCATGTGCCTGGACGCCGAGGACAACATCGTCGCCACAGCCGGCTACTACACCGCCGGCTCGGGCCCGATGCTTTATGTGTTCTCGCCGGCCGGGCGCGTGCTGGAGACGCACCCGGTGCCCGCCAACCGTCCCACGAACTGCTGTTTCGGCGGCCCGGACCTGACCACGATATTCGCAACCAGCACGAACGGACACTTCTTCAAGGCGCAGACCGATCGCGTCGGCTGGGCGATGTTTCCCTGA
- a CDS encoding TIR domain-containing protein, which translates to MVTAIFLSYRRINTSGYAGRLADSLEKHFGEGSVFQDVEAIAPGSNFVHAIDAAIARCEVLVVLIGDTWLTERGAGGSPRLSDPSDFVRLEVAAGLRSGIRVIPVLVKGAKMPSESALPDDLKPLVRLQGLELSDTRWDYDVERLAKVMRAWTGGRLVRRRTYMLAGAAIVLAAIAGAAGYLVYDQPLQLSGQWMLPNGSFWVVLQDGRRLTIEETHYDSKQVWKRGAGTVDGRRVEFFLETIYGSPHRYEGTLNVGSDTRSMSGVVREANAERGAALALTRAR; encoded by the coding sequence ATCGTGACTGCCATCTTTCTCAGTTATCGCCGTATCAATACCAGCGGCTACGCGGGACGGCTTGCCGATTCCCTCGAAAAGCACTTCGGCGAGGGCAGCGTGTTCCAGGACGTCGAGGCCATCGCTCCCGGCAGCAACTTCGTACACGCAATCGACGCCGCGATCGCGCGCTGCGAGGTGCTGGTAGTACTCATCGGCGACACGTGGCTCACCGAGCGCGGTGCGGGAGGCAGCCCGAGACTTAGCGACCCGAGCGATTTCGTGCGACTGGAAGTAGCGGCCGGACTGCGCTCCGGCATCCGCGTCATACCGGTGCTGGTCAAAGGCGCCAAAATGCCCTCGGAAAGCGCCTTGCCCGACGATCTCAAGCCGCTCGTACGCCTGCAAGGATTAGAGCTGTCCGATACGCGCTGGGACTATGACGTCGAACGGCTCGCAAAGGTCATGCGCGCGTGGACCGGAGGACGGCTGGTGCGCAGGCGCACCTATATGCTCGCCGGCGCAGCCATCGTGCTTGCCGCCATCGCCGGCGCCGCCGGCTACCTCGTCTATGACCAACCGCTTCAGCTATCCGGGCAATGGATGCTGCCGAATGGCAGCTTCTGGGTCGTGCTGCAAGACGGCCGCCGGCTGACCATAGAGGAAACGCACTACGATTCGAAACAGGTGTGGAAGCGCGGGGCCGGCACGGTGGATGGACGGCGCGTCGAATTTTTTCTCGAAACGATATACGGCTCGCCCCACCGCTACGAAGGAACGTTGAACGTGGGGTCTGATACGCGCTCCATGAGTGGCGTGGTACGCGAGGCGAACGCCGAACGCGGCGCCGCACTGGCGCTGACGCGGGCGCGTTAA